Proteins encoded within one genomic window of Acidimicrobiia bacterium:
- a CDS encoding Lrp/AsnC family transcriptional regulator, with amino-acid sequence MADTTLTDLDRELLNAVQWDFPLEATPYAVLAERLGVTEPEARERVAHVKSAGVLRQLSAIFDTRALGYGSSLVAAKIDPDRVDEAAAVMSAHPGVSHNYKRNHAFNLWYTIAVPPGDSLEQHVDVLHRESGALVTRRLPTLKLYKIGVKLDMTGKTGADARAEVLEHERPERREEMPAPDLTDLEINTIRVVQEDLPLVQRPFAAQAEVIGCSEDDVLSMLASFKERKLMRRFAAVMNHRSAGYKANAMGVWAVPDAELDDIGPKMAGFARVSHCYKRPTYEDWPYSVFTMVHGMNARECEETIAAIRAETGVEQYELLWSVKEYKKTRVRYYNDEWDDWRAANLAAAV; translated from the coding sequence ATGGCCGACACGACGCTCACCGACCTCGATCGCGAGCTGCTGAACGCGGTCCAATGGGACTTCCCCCTCGAGGCCACGCCCTACGCCGTGCTCGCCGAGCGGCTCGGCGTCACCGAGCCCGAGGCCCGCGAGCGAGTCGCCCACGTCAAAAGTGCCGGCGTGCTGCGCCAGCTGTCGGCGATCTTCGACACCCGAGCACTTGGCTACGGCTCCTCGCTCGTCGCAGCCAAGATCGATCCCGATCGGGTGGACGAGGCCGCCGCGGTGATGAGCGCGCATCCCGGTGTGAGCCACAACTACAAGCGGAACCACGCGTTCAACCTCTGGTACACGATCGCCGTACCGCCGGGGGACTCGCTCGAGCAGCACGTCGACGTGTTGCACCGCGAGTCGGGAGCACTCGTCACTCGCCGGCTGCCGACGCTGAAGCTCTACAAGATCGGCGTGAAGCTCGACATGACCGGTAAGACCGGGGCTGATGCGCGGGCTGAGGTGCTCGAGCACGAACGACCCGAACGTCGCGAGGAGATGCCGGCACCCGATCTCACCGATCTCGAGATCAACACGATCCGGGTCGTGCAGGAAGACCTCCCGCTCGTGCAGCGACCGTTCGCGGCGCAGGCCGAGGTCATCGGATGCTCAGAAGACGACGTGCTCTCCATGCTCGCGTCGTTCAAGGAGCGCAAGCTCATGCGACGCTTCGCGGCGGTCATGAACCACCGCAGCGCTGGTTACAAGGCGAACGCGATGGGCGTGTGGGCGGTGCCCGACGCCGAGCTCGATGACATCGGGCCCAAGATGGCCGGATTCGCCCGAGTGAGCCACTGCTACAAGCGACCGACCTACGAGGATTGGCCCTACTCGGTGTTCACGATGGTGCACGGGATGAACGCCCGCGAGTGCGAAGAGACCATCGCCGCCATCCGCGCCGAGACCGGCGTCGAGCAGTACGAGCTGCTGTGGTCAGTCAAGGAGTACAAGAAGACGCGCGTGCGCTACTACAACGACGAATGGGACGACTGGCGCGCCGCGAACCTCGCTGCCGCGGTCTGA
- a CDS encoding trypsin-like peptidase domain-containing protein, whose amino-acid sequence MPDDGDDDEVPGEPPHPLDRVWFHPSELSGFTAAVPTRLGGREWGLAGVAALLGAIVTVVVLGAGGALDGNAGTDPSSRLSAVAGGSSSVLELVENAAPSIVSVRAVTAFGAVTGSGVAVGRTQVLTSAHLVGGLSTVTVSTADDALEATVKGVDLETDLALLIVDTRQGRNLPPAVLGSTDDLAVGQGVVAIGMTGGDHRWARPGVVSAQSRLVTTSSGVVMAGLLETDLEPGAMVGGGALLDTDGAVIGILSRAALGHALPIEVASDVADQLATGGRARHGWLGIDAVDAGDRARGGARVTAIEAGGPAAAAGIEVGDVIVVVGTDRVSDTADLAAAVSRRRPSDPVGVTLWRGDKRIHRDVDLGERMPVAG is encoded by the coding sequence GTGCCGGACGACGGCGACGACGACGAAGTTCCGGGGGAACCGCCGCACCCGTTGGACCGGGTGTGGTTCCACCCGAGCGAGCTCAGCGGCTTCACGGCCGCGGTTCCCACGCGCCTCGGAGGGCGGGAATGGGGTCTCGCCGGGGTAGCGGCGCTGCTCGGGGCGATCGTGACGGTGGTCGTGCTCGGCGCCGGCGGCGCGCTCGACGGCAACGCCGGAACGGACCCATCCTCACGACTCTCAGCGGTCGCAGGCGGCTCCAGCAGCGTGTTGGAGCTCGTCGAGAACGCCGCGCCGAGCATCGTCTCGGTGCGCGCGGTCACGGCGTTCGGCGCGGTGACGGGTTCGGGCGTCGCAGTCGGTCGCACGCAGGTCCTCACGAGCGCGCATCTCGTCGGCGGGTTGTCAACGGTGACGGTGTCGACCGCCGATGACGCGCTGGAGGCCACGGTGAAGGGCGTCGACCTGGAGACCGACCTCGCGTTGCTCATCGTCGACACGCGCCAGGGTCGCAACCTCCCTCCCGCGGTGCTCGGGTCGACCGACGACCTGGCCGTCGGGCAGGGCGTCGTGGCGATCGGGATGACCGGCGGCGACCACCGCTGGGCTCGACCCGGCGTCGTGAGCGCGCAGAGCCGGCTCGTGACCACGTCGAGCGGGGTGGTGATGGCCGGGCTCCTGGAGACCGACCTCGAGCCCGGTGCGATGGTGGGCGGTGGCGCGCTGCTGGACACCGACGGCGCGGTCATCGGGATCCTGTCTCGTGCCGCCCTGGGGCACGCGCTGCCCATCGAGGTCGCCAGCGACGTCGCCGACCAGCTCGCGACCGGAGGCCGCGCCCGGCACGGTTGGCTGGGAATCGACGCGGTCGATGCAGGTGATCGGGCACGGGGCGGCGCGCGGGTGACCGCGATCGAGGCAGGCGGGCCGGCCGCGGCAGCCGGGATCGAGGTCGGTGACGTGATCGTCGTGGTCGGCACCGACCGCGTGTCGGACACGGCCGACCTCGCGGCGGCCGTGTCCCGGCGGCGGCCGAGCGACCCGGTGGGCGTGACCCTGTGGCGAGGGGACAAGCGCATCCACCGAGACGTGGACCTCGGTGAGCGCATGCCGGTCGCCGGCTGA
- a CDS encoding molybdenum cofactor biosynthesis protein MoaE encodes MLAPPSSADWVALTEEPLPVATATTWAASPGSGAVVTFCGVVRDHSDGRPGVTGLTYEAYESEALRRLTEVVADTRRRWPVVERLALLHRTGDLELSDPSVVVVVSAPHRAEAFEAARFAIDTLKETVPIWKREHWAEGSGWAECAHDVRPVGAESANR; translated from the coding sequence GTGCTCGCACCTCCCTCCTCGGCTGACTGGGTCGCGCTCACCGAGGAGCCGCTGCCCGTGGCCACGGCCACCACGTGGGCGGCCTCCCCAGGGAGCGGCGCGGTCGTCACCTTCTGCGGGGTCGTGCGGGACCACTCGGACGGGCGCCCTGGAGTCACCGGGCTCACATACGAGGCGTACGAGTCGGAGGCGCTCCGCCGGCTCACCGAGGTCGTCGCAGACACTCGCCGGCGCTGGCCGGTAGTCGAGCGGCTCGCGCTGCTGCATCGCACGGGCGATCTCGAATTGTCGGACCCGTCCGTCGTGGTGGTGGTGTCGGCGCCGCACCGGGCTGAGGCGTTCGAGGCCGCTCGCTTCGCGATCGACACGCTGAAGGAGACGGTGCCGATCTGGAAGCGCGAGCACTGGGCCGAGGGCTCGGGCTGGGCCGAGTGCGCGCACGACGTGCGTCCCGTTGGGGCTGAATCGGCCAACCGGTGA
- a CDS encoding rod shape-determining protein, with amino-acid sequence MSRDLAIDLGTANTLVYARGQGIVLNEPTVIALNSRTQEVLAMGHEAWHMIGRTPGHIVAVRPLRGGAITDFEITQRLIRLIFARAGITRLQRARVLVCVPSAITHVEQRAVLEATRRAGAAQTYLIEQPMAAAIGASLPIHEPLGNMVVDIGGGTSEMAVISMGGIVSLQAVRVGGFDFDAAISAYLRRDHGIAVGERTAEEIKLAIGSAFPTADEFKAEVRGRDLMSGLPRTIVLEPEEIREGLDEPIQRVLGSVKQALAETPPELAQDLLEMGIHLVGGGGMLRGFDRRIEHETGVPVRMSDMPLETVVLGAGRCLESFDRLRDMFMDRPRGSGPR; translated from the coding sequence GTGAGCCGCGACCTCGCCATCGACCTCGGTACTGCGAACACGCTCGTCTACGCGCGCGGTCAGGGGATCGTGCTCAACGAGCCCACCGTCATCGCGCTCAACAGCCGCACCCAAGAGGTGCTGGCGATGGGGCACGAGGCGTGGCACATGATCGGCCGCACGCCCGGCCACATCGTCGCGGTCCGGCCGCTGCGCGGCGGCGCGATCACCGACTTCGAGATCACGCAACGGCTGATCCGACTGATCTTCGCCCGCGCCGGGATCACGCGCCTGCAGCGCGCCCGGGTGCTGGTGTGCGTGCCGTCGGCCATCACCCACGTCGAGCAGCGAGCCGTGCTCGAGGCGACGCGCCGCGCCGGTGCCGCCCAGACCTATCTCATCGAGCAGCCCATGGCCGCGGCCATCGGCGCCTCACTGCCGATCCACGAGCCGCTCGGCAACATGGTGGTGGACATCGGTGGCGGTACGAGCGAGATGGCCGTCATCTCGATGGGCGGCATCGTCTCGCTCCAAGCAGTGCGGGTCGGAGGCTTCGACTTCGACGCCGCCATCTCCGCCTACCTGCGCCGCGACCATGGCATCGCAGTTGGTGAGCGCACGGCAGAGGAGATCAAGCTCGCGATCGGATCGGCGTTCCCGACCGCCGACGAGTTCAAGGCCGAGGTGCGTGGCCGCGACCTCATGAGTGGGCTGCCCCGGACGATCGTGCTCGAGCCCGAGGAGATCCGCGAGGGCCTCGACGAGCCGATCCAGCGGGTCCTGGGGTCGGTGAAGCAGGCGCTGGCCGAGACGCCCCCCGAGCTCGCGCAGGACCTGCTCGAGATGGGCATCCACCTCGTCGGTGGGGGCGGCATGCTCCGCGGCTTCGACCGGCGGATCGAGCACGAGACCGGCGTCCCCGTGCGCATGTCCGACATGCCGCTCGAAACGGTGGTCCTCGGCGCCGGCCGCTGCCTCGAGAGCTTCGACCGCCTCCGCGACATGTTCATGGACCGCCCCCGAGGTTCCGGACCTAGATAA